A window of the Carassius carassius chromosome 36, fCarCar2.1, whole genome shotgun sequence genome harbors these coding sequences:
- the sart1 gene encoding U4/U6.U5 tri-snRNP-associated protein 1, protein MGSSKKHKEKEKDRDREHKKHRHKDRDKDKDREREKRKRSRSRERSSRGAERDRSGKTERSNAEPRVKREKRDPAFEDNCEPGPKSASGDASLSIEETNKLRAKLGLKPLDLNESKKETGTKEEPLLAEAINPVHIRQQAEMREKLAALKEKRLLNQKLGKVKVLGDEEPWLDDTAAWVERSRKLAKEKEMAEKRAKLLEEMDEEFGVTSLVEQEFAQEKRDAYSSRDLKGLKVQHKMDSFREGETVILTIEDKGVLEEEEDVLVNVGLVDKEKAEKNVELKKKKPDYKPYEEEESVDDMVTFKPKSVLSKYDEEIEGEKKKSFRLSAGGFVGGERERELQTIRENLRNQAQSLDMPALSLANEYYTPQEMVGFKKTKCKVKKIRKKEKILKAHDLLVDEIRSTDFGSRSRGRGRKQADEEQRAELGDVSVEASSKASDVLQQSDDIRMADMDISDDEDFTPPAPTVLEEDEAEQELQKQLEKQRKLRQKQMLKDSGEKVAQHINQLVKTGDDDNDPDKRNNIVFNATSEFCRTLGDIPTYGLSGNREDQDDMMDFEKDDEKEGAGQSDSDMDDNVGWSTVNLDEEKNQADFSVTSTTILDEEPIVNSGLAAALLLCKNKGLLDTQMLKVARVKTPKGALPNDNYAIEDKMNIDDKYSRREEYRGFTQDFKDKDNYKPDIKIEYVDESGRKLTPKEAFRQLSHRFHGKGSGKMKTERRMKKLEEEALLKKMSSSDTPLGTVALLQEKQKSQKTPYIVLSGSGKSMNANTITK, encoded by the exons ATGGGTTCATCAAAGAAACACAAAGAGAAGGAGAAGGACCGGGACCGCGAGCACAAGAAACACCGTCACAAGGATCGAGACAAGGACAAGGACCGCGAGCGAGAGAAGAGAAAGAGATCCCGCTCCAGAGAGAGGAGCAGCCGGGGAGCAGAGAGAGACCGGAGCGGTAAAACAGAGAGGAGCAATGCGGAGCCGAGAGTCAAGAGAGAGAAGCGTGATCCTGCTTTCGAGGACAACTGCG AACCAGGTCCCAAATCTGCCAGTGGTGATGCTTCACTCAGCATTGAAGAGACCAA TAAACTGAGGGCCAAGCTAGGTTTGAAACCCCTTGATCTCAATGAAAGCAAGAAAG AGACTGGGACCAAGGAGGAGCCCCTCCTGGCCGAGGCCATCAATCCTGTCCATATCAGACAACAGGCTGAGATGAGAGAGAAACTGGCTGCTCTTAAAGAGAAGCGTCTGCTCAATCAGAAACTGGG GAAGGTGAAGGTGCTTGGAGATGAGGAACCATGGCTGGACGACACAGCTGCCTGGGTGGAGAGGAGTCGCAAACTAGCCAAAGAAAAGGAGATGGCGGAGAAGAGG GCCAAGCTCCTAGAGGAGATGGATGAAGAGTTTGGTGTGACTAGTCTGGTCGAGCAAGAGTTTGCACAGGAAAAAAGG GACGCATACAGCTCACGTGATCTCAAAGGGCTGAAGGTTCAACACAAGATGGACTCTTTCAGAGAGGGGGAAACAGTTATCTTAACTATAGAAGACAAAG GCGttctggaggaggaggaggacgtgCTGGTAAATGTGGGTCTGGTGGACAAAGAGAAAGCAGAGAAAAATGTGGAACTAAAGAAGAAGAAGCCAGATTATAAACCTTATGAAGAAGAGGAGAGTGTGGATGACATGGTCACT TTCAAGCCGAAGTCTGTGCTGTCAAAGTACGATGAGGAGATCGAGGGAGAGAAGAAGAAGAGTTTCAGGCTGAGTGCCGGAGGTTTTGTGGGAGGTGAGAGAGAGCGGGAGCTGCAGACCATCAGAGAGAATCTGCGCAATCAGGCCCAGTCTCTGGACATGCCTGCTCTCTCCCTCGCCAACGAATACTACACGCCACAGGAGATG GTGGGCTTTAAGAAGACCAAATGCAAAGTCAAGAAAATCAGGAAGAAAGAGAAAATTCTCAAGGCTCATGACCTCTTGGTGGATGAAATTCGAAGCACAGATTTCGGCTCCAG GTCTCGAGGTCGAGGTAGAAAGCAAGCAGATGAGGAGCAGAGGGCAGAGCTTGGAGATGTTTCTGTGGAAGCCAGCAGCAAGGCCAGTGATGTCCTCCAGCAGTCAGATGACATTAGAATGGCCGACATGGACATTAGTGATGACG AGGACTTCACTCCTCCAGCTCCTACTGTATTAGAAGAAGATGAAGCTGAGCAGGAGCTCCAGAAACAGCTTGAGAAACAGAGGAAACTCAGACAAAAACAGATGCTCAAAGACTCAGGAGAAAAG GTGGCTCAGCACATTAATCAACTTGTGAAGACGGGAGATGATGACAATGACCCAGACAAAAGGAACAACATTGTGTTTAATGCCACCTCTGAATTCTGCCGCACTCTTGGAGACATCCCCACATACGGGCTGTCAGGCAACCGAGAGGACCAAGACGATATGATG GACTTTGAGAAGGACGATGAGAAAGAAGGAGCCGGACAGTCAGACTCTGATATGGATGACAACGTGGGCTGGAGCACCGTCAACCTGGATGAGGAGAAAAACCAGGCCGAT TTCTCAGTAACCTCCACGACTATTCTGGATGAGGAGCCCATTGTGAACTCCGGTCTCGCTGCCGCTCTACTTCTGTGCAAAAACAAAG GACTGCTGGACACACAGATGCTGAAGGTGGCTCGTGTTAAAACCCCAAAAGGAGCTCTGCCAAATGATAACTACGCCATCGAAGACAAGAT GAATATTGATGACAAGTACAGCAGGAGGGAGGAGTACAGAGGCTTCACTCAGGATTTCAAAGACAAGGATAACTACAAGCCAGACATCAAAATCGAATACGTTGACGAATCTGGTCGCAAGCTCACTCCTAAAGAG GCTTTCAGACAGCTGTCCCATCGTTTCCATGGGAAGGGCTCTGGCAAGATGAAAACGGAGCGGAGGATGAAAAAGCTTGAGGAAGAggcg CTGCTGAAGAAGATGAGCAGCAGTGACACTCCTCTGGGCACCGTTGCTCTTCTGCAGGAAAAGCAGAAGTCCCAGAAAACTCCTTATATTGTGCTAAGTGGAAGCGGGAAGAGCATGAATGC GAATACTATtacaaaataa
- the si:dkey-175m17.7 gene encoding uncharacterized protein si:dkey-175m17.7: MPPLPLDERIVVIQCPKSLALRVASPPTTSQSSSHRPATHNKPPPHLPQPQPPPPHFHPGSNYLSLECKHRLSSHVQRDKGETGAPFEGSSRNASHCHSNGIVTLGPRPHKHTHTIDIRVSLDKGVRGESYIDKSRNSSLTRSGSIKGNRTKRVSLHLDPGRGERKCKGKSSELGEKHHQNHNPSQNRTQHSGHHPNQLTVSPGGILEFVPAQRQQSKSKPTRERDLSLESCSATASHPLHSDRDVSSVGNKENSKLGPGHQLPHTHSLSRHHSSAPLPHAAILNPHCPAVPPSLPPRGPSSFQHISQPRPSCTREHRPQILHALPLSPTSSQGGFPSPDHTCTIDFSHPCGCWRLVRCRRGRGHSAGCHGHSTSPSSSFSHGPGTSAANGGGGTMGLKTLGGCLSTASTTNTSSSNSTVSDCRTGLLRPLGCASCSGEAGAFESPAAFRKKLVGGCLPCTPLSSSAPLRALHSCVSGCNPKASQTGSSTCSYCSSDPIVVTFNPHRGNPPNMGRNMGAHTMGGYQPDDDDYSVRTIWPEELAKKMTRSKTQPIHHNAGIGMGSGRTCMGHNQKSGNGGNPLILDCRNLMEFTRSQLTDQAGRRRLQQGKMAVLDFIGSGNSGDQGRDSLKRLWNKGADACKVDGNGFDDEVLPQSPSLRSPSPDSPPSFSPPPSAPSTLIKPKPKQREREGGHTLPSAQSLHLVLNSLNREQDEENGRVHLSLPLSSSLPASLSEESVMTPDVENAVISPILPFLFLGNERDAQDLDLLLRLNIGFVVNVTTHLPLYHLDTGLVRYKRLPATDNSKQNLQQYFEEVFEFIEEAHQCGRGVLVHCQAGVSRSATIVIAYLMKHTLMTMTDAYKYVRSRRPIVSPNLNFMGQLLEFERDLNSGVTPRILTPKLSGLETQV, from the exons ATGCCTCCGCTCCCTCTTGACGAGCGCATAGTGGTTATTCAGTGCCCCAAAAGTTTGGCCTTGCGCGTGGCCTCCCCACCAACCACTTCACAGTCTTCCTCACACCGCCCAGCCACTCACAACAAGCCCCCACCCCACTTACCACAACCCCAACCCCCACCACCCCATTTCCATCCAGGTTCCAACTACCTGTCTCTGGAATGCAAGCACAGACTATCATCCCATGTTCAGAGAGATAAAGGAGAAACAGGTGCTCCCTTTGAGGGTAGCAGCCGCAATGCTAGCCATTGTCACAGCAATGGGATAGTAACTTTAGGTCCCAGACCTCACAAGCACACGCATACCATTGACATTAGAGTGTCTTTGGACAAAGGTGTAAGAGGAGAATCTTACATAGACAAAAGCCGCAACAGTAGTCTTACCCGAAGTGGAAGCATCAAAGGGAACAGAACTAAACGGGTGTCACTGCACTTGGATCCAGGGCGAGGTGAAAGGAAATGCAAAGGAAAGTCTTCTGAATTAGGGGAGAAGCACCACCAGAACCATAATCCGAGTCAAAACCGGACTCAGCACAGTGGCCATCATCCGAACCAACTCACAGTCTCTCCTGGAGGGATCTTGGAATTTGTACCAGCGCAGAGACAGCAGTCAAAATCCAAGCCaacaagagagagagacctgTCATTAGAGTCTTGCTCTGCAACTGCCAGCCACCCATTGCACAGTGATAGGGACGTATCATCTGTAGGAAACAAAGAAAACTCCAAACTGGGACCCGGCCACCAACTGCCCCACACCCACAGCCTATCCCGTCACCACAGTTCAGCCCCATTACCCCATGCTGCCATCCTAAACCCACACTGCCCTGCTGTACCACCCTCGCTCCCTCCCCGAGGCCCTTCCTCCTTCCAGCACATCAGTCAACCCCGTCCCTCATGCACTAGAGAACATCGGCCCCAAATTCTTCACGCTTTGCCCCTCTCCCCTACTTCCTCCCAAGGAGGCTTCCCCAGTCCTGACCACACATGTACGATTGACTTTTCCCACCCTTGTGGCTGTTGGAGGTTAGTTCGTTGTAGAAGAGGTAGAGGTCACTCGGCTGGCTGCCACGGTCATAGTACAAGCCCATCCTCTTCGTTTTCCCACGGCCCAGGAACAAGTGCTGCCAACGGAGGTGGCGGAACCATGGGATTGAAGACTTTAGGAGGTTGTCTGTCAACTGCTTCCACCACCAACACCTCCTCTTCCAACAGCACTGTCTCGGACTGTCGCACAGGGCTGCTCAGACCTTTGGGTTGTGCATCCTGTTCTGGAGAAGCTGGAGCTTTTGAGAGCCCTGCTGCTTTCCGTAAGAAGCTGGTTGGAGGTTGTTTACCCTGTACTCCCCTTTCCTCATCTGCACCTCTTCGAGCACTCCATAGTTGTGTCAGTGGGTGCAATCCCAAAGCAAGCCAAACTGGAAGCTCCACGTGCAGTTACTGCAGTAGTGACCCCATTGTAGTGACCTTTAACCCGCACAGAGGGAATCCTCCCAACATGGGGCGTAATATGGGTGCACATACCATGGGAGGATACCAGCCTGATGATGACGATTACAGTGTACGCACAATCTGGCCGGAGGAGCTAGCAAAAAAGATGACTCGCTCTAAAACCCAACCTATCCATCACAATGCAGGTATTGGAATGGGCTCAGGGAGGACCTGCATGGGCCACAACCAGAAAAGTGGCAATGGTGGCAATCCTTTAATCCTGGACTGTCGGAACCTTATGGAGTTCACTCGTTCCCAGCTGACAGATCAGGCAGGACGGCGGAGGCTCCAGCAAGGCAAGATGGCAGTTTTGGACTTTATCGGGTCAGGGAATAGCGGAGACCAGGGTAGAGATTCCCTCAAGCGGCTTTGGAACAAAGGAGCAGATGCTTGCAAGGTGGATGGCAACGGGTTCGATGACGAAGTGCTTCCACAATCCCCATCCCTCCGCTCTCCATCTCCAGATTCCCCTCCATCATTCTCACCCCCACCATCTGCTCCTAGCACGCTTATTAAGCCCAAACCCAAACAGCGAGAGAGGGAGGGTGGACACACCTTACCCTCGGCCCAGTCACTCCACCTGGTCCTCAACTCACTCAACAGAGAACAAGATGAGGAAAATGGACGAG tgCATCTTTCCCTCCCTCTTTCCTCATCCCTCCCAGCTTCACTATCTGAGGAGAGTGTCATGACCCCAGATGTGGAGAATGCTGTGATCAGCCCCATCCTCCCTTTCCTTTTTCTTGGCAATGAGAGAGATGCACAGGATTTGGATCTACTGCTTCGTCTCAACATTGGTTTTGTGGTCAATGTCACAACCCATCTTCCCCTCTACCACCTGGACACAGGCTTGGTGCGTTACAAAAGGCTACCTGCCACTGACAACAGCAAGCAGAACCTGCAACAATATTTTGAAGAGGTTTTTGAGTTTATTG AGGAAGCTCACCAGTGTGGACGGGGTGTTCTTGTGCACTGCCAAGCAGGTGTGTCCCGCTCAGCTACTATAGTCATTGCTTACCTGATGAAGCACACCCTCATGACCATGACTGATGCCTATAAGTATGTGCGCAGCCGGCGGCCAATAGTCTCCCCCAACCTCAACTTCATGGGCCAGCTGTTAGAGTTTGAGAGAGACCTCAACTCTGGGGTAACACCTCGCATCCTCACCCCAAAACTGAGTGGCTTGGAAACACAAGTTTAA
- the si:dkey-175m17.6 gene encoding N-acetyllactosaminide beta-1,3-N-acetylglucosaminyltransferase 2: protein MARSRCNGKILCLCLLPCVMVSHLLVYIMVSIFVAVSNSPPLPQLPRHFIATGASTNSGALASHPVQPFWKLELEDGALWNRLQHIWDREHNPILRGNGTRSKGQSHDTIHLQETGKTGACKQDSAWASHMPDFNTLPDQMKDFVLSMHCRHYAILVDPPNLCSGQESSTPFLLMAIKSQVGNFENRQAIRETWGRSGWIQGDSGGRRWLVRTVFLLARQDTETGPHPDLSALLKLESSTHKDILLWDFKDTFYNLTLKDVLFWDWLSKHCSHVHFIFKGDDDVFVRTKALLDYFNNVGVQKVHGNKMKEREDLVVGDVIANAWPNRQPDTKYYIPESFYKGPYPAYAGGGGVVYAGTLALRLQEVSRWVSLFPIDDVYLGMCLHRLGVSPTHHSGFLTFDLPEDLRQKPCAYHNVLLVHKRTPQEMLTLWKELQVPPQEC from the coding sequence ATGGCACGCTCAAGATGCAATGGAAAGATCCTATGTCTGTGTCTCTTGCCTTGTGTGATGGTAAGTCACCTGTTGGTGTACATCATGGTGTCCATATTTGTAGCCGTCTCCAACTCCCCTCCCTTACCGCAGCTGCCGCGCCATTTCATTGCCACCGGAGCCTCCACAAACTCGGGAGCTCTTGCATCCCATCCAGTTCAGCCCTTCTGGAAACTCGAACTAGAGGACGGGGCACTGTGGAACCGCCTCCAGCACATTTGGGACAGAGAGCACAACCCTATATTGAGAGGCAATGGAACGAGGTCCAAAGGTCAAAGCCATGATACAATACATCTGCAAGAGACGGGTAAAACTGGTGCCTGTAAACAAGACTCAGCTTGGGCATCTCACATGCCTGACTTTAACACCCTTCCTGATCAAATGAAGGATTTTGTTCTGTCCATGCACTGCAGGCATTATGCTATTCTTGTGGACCCACCCAACCTGTGTTCTGGGCAAGAGTCTTCAACCCCGTTCCTTCTGATGGCAATCAAATCGCAAGTCGGGAACTTCGAAAACAGGCAGGCCATCCGAGAGACGTGGGGAAGGAGCGGCTGGATCCAAGGGGACAGTGGAGGAAGAAGATGGTTAGTACGCACTGTCTTCTTGCTTGCAAGGCAGGACACAGAGACAGGGCCTCATCCAGACCTGAGCGCCCTGTTGAAGTTGGAGAGCAGCACCCATAAGGACATCCTCCTTTGGGACTTCAAAGACACTTTTTACAACCTCACCCTGAAGGATGTCCTTTTCTGGGACTGGCTTTCAAAGCATTGCTCTCATGTCCACTTCATTTTCAAGGGAGATGATGATGTGTTTGTCAGGACTAAGGCTCTACTGGACTACTTCAACAATGTTGGAGTACAAAAGGTGCatggaaataaaatgaaagaacggGAAGATTTGGTTGTGGGGGATGTCATTGCCAATGCCTGGCCCAATCGGCAACCTGATACTAAATATTACATACCTGAAAGCTTCTATAAAGGACCCTATCCGGCCTATGCAGGAGGCGGAGGGGTGGTTTACGCTGGTACTTTGGCTTTACGTCTACAGGAGGTGTCTCGATGGGTCAGCTTGTTTCCTATAGACGATGTTTACTTAGGAATGTGCCTTCACAGGCTCGGGGTGTCCCCCACTCATCATTCAGGTTTTCTTACCTTCGACCTTCCAGAGGACCTGAGGCAGAAGCCATGTGCGTATCATAATGTTCTCCTAGTCCATAAACGCACCCCGCAAGAAATGTTAACCCTGTGGAAGGAACTACAGGTTCCTCCTCAGGAGTGCTAG